The Epinephelus moara isolate mb chromosome 21, YSFRI_EMoa_1.0, whole genome shotgun sequence DNA window TCACTTCtaatatttgatttattcacTTAATATTGTATAAGCAGATTCCAAAATCATAATGACGTCTGACGTCTTTCCTCAAGTTTACTTGTGTTGAATGGATGATAATTCATATGGTGGTGTTGGTTGGCAGTCAGACCGAGTTCCTCTCCTGAGAGAGACATAAATAGCCTCCCAGGTGGTGGTGTGTAACTAAGTAAATGGTTACTAAGCCAAGGAGTGCTGGGCTGGGTGTAAATAGGGAGAGGAGAAGTATCCATTGAGGTGTTAGAGTGAGAGGAGGGTATTCAAGGGTAAGATGAACCTCAGTAATCTCTTTTAGGGATTTTTCTACAGTGACCCTGAAAGTTTTCCACTAAGTACCTCAGCATGCAAACTTTAAGCAAAACAATCCAggggaaaagtttttttttttcagctgataaatAGATAAACAGGAATAAATCAATGTGAAGTGATGAATGAATAAGTAAAATGCCCTGTAGTCATTTGTCTGGTTGTATTCAGGCCTCATATTCCAGCCCTGTTCTGCAAATGAAGATGAGGGCGAGGGCAGCGGAGGAACTGCCTCATTCTGTGAGGGGTGTGCATGTTTGCGTGCGCGTGTTTTCATAATGCTTAGTAGTATTAAGATATGATGATGAGCTGCCTGGATACCGGCAGAAAACAATAGAAGGGGAAACAAAGCAAACCCCTAAATCTGTCTGCCATTTGCgctcacatactgtacacacatgtCATGAGTATTCTGGCACAGTAACTGGGCCAGGGAAGTGCTGGTCTGGGGCCTGGCCCATTCTCCAGAGACAACCCCCCCCACCCGCCTCCTCCCTCTCCGCCCCCTTCCCCCTTCCTGTGCAAGTCTGTGGACACAGTCTGAGGCGACAAGGTTGCACAACAGCTCGCAAAAACCTCCACTTTACAAACATGATCATAAAAAACACAGCCTGACATTAGAAATCTGttaaaagaggggaaaaaataattAGGAGGACTGTGATAATTGTGTCAAGGGGGAAATAGATCAGACGAATTATGGGAAGAACCAGAAAATCTTGCCGTGGCTTTGTTACTTTGCTGTTGGTTCATTTCGACATTGATCCACCCTTCCATCTGTCATCCTTTTCCTGTGCTCCTTCTTCAACtctccatttctttctctctttctttctgcctTTCTTGGATTCGAGAGTGGAGGAGCCTTCTGGCTTTAACGGAGAGGGGATGAAGATGTTTATTCATCTGGAGGGTATTAGAGCCATGATTAAGGAGAGGAGGGAGTAGCGAGGCTGATGCGACGTCTGCATCGCTCGTTCATGGGCCGCCTGCGGGATTCTGGCCAACACACCAGGAAAACAAGAAATGAAGAagaatgagggaaaaaaaacttgtagTGAAATTTGAGTCTCTCGGGAAAGGACAAGAAGTTTAAATTTTAGCCGTCTTGCTTGCTCTTTTCATTCTCGGTCTCACTCCCTGTTCTCGCAGCTGAGCTAATTATTAATGAATGCGGTTTCTGTTGAACCTTGGAGAGGTGTCAGCGCTGCAGTCACTGAGGGTTAAGAAATCTTGACATTTAAGACAGGGATGCATGAAAATACATCGTCTTGCTTGAGttgatgcttgttttttttttcttccccctccCGCTCTCCTCTCCAAGATGcatgttttcttctccctcctgggctgtctccagttgttttaccACTGACAAGCTGGGATGGCGTTGAGGAGATATCAAATAGAGCCACAGTGTATTAAACAGGGGAACCAAAGGTCATGGGTCAGGAGGCAGGGTTAGGCTTTTCTgataaatgctaatgctaagctaacacaTGCATCTGGGGTTGTTTGTCCATATGCATGCCGTTCTCCTCATCCTCTGTCGAAATAAAAAAGAGGTGTTGATATAAGACTTTTTTATGGACATTTGGCAGACTAACTGCCCCCTTTTAAAAATATTCCAAGTGCACTGAAACATAGATCCAAGTGTCTGAAGTTATCCTTAAGAAGtgaaataattgttagttgaaGTCCAGCCCAAGTTTTATGGGTCACAATGAGGTGGTTTGATTAAAAAGAATTAGACCCTATTTTCCGAATTCAGTGTGTGCTGTGCGTGGTTTTAAGTAATGGATAGCGCCTCTTGAAACTTGCAGAGCAAACCCTATTTTAATGAAGCAACCATACAGTAACTCAGCATATTTCTGTGCGCACAacaatttttttcttctccaagCTGATCACATAAATCAAATTTCTGTGAGTAACTAAGAGCGGAGGCAAATAAAAGAGCATCCAAGTAAACTCTTGCGCAGTGAGGAAATATTAATAGAGTCGTAGCATAGTACAGCACAGTGCTGCAGCATCTCTCACAgtggctgactgactgactggctaGCTGACTGTCCGCTGGGTCCTGCGCCTGGTCTGCCGCAGTGTTGAGGGagcagcacacatacacacacacacacacagaggctccCCTGCCGATTGAAGCCCAGCCCAGCCCAGTCCCGCCTGGCCCAGCACTCCCTTAGAGCCAGTGCAGTGAGGCAGGCGGTGAAGGGGCATGCTGGGGGACAGattgtcatcctcctttctccccctGGGAGGCTCACTGTGGCTGCAGGTCCAGCCAAGACCTGGGGAACAGTCTCCTTCCTGTTTGTGCTCTAGCCCTACCTGAAGTGGTCAACTGTCCTTCCTCTCCACACCACCTGCAGCTCGCTTCTACAGGAGATGACACCATAACCACCACCGCTctcccacacacaaactgctcCACCTACATCCTAAACACATCCTCTCACCATCTTGCATTGCAGCGCCTTTAGGTCTTACTGCTCATCGCCAATTTATCTGCCTGTTTTAAACTTATGAATAAATACTGTATGACATACTGACCATTTAAATTATTCTGCTTGTTTGAACTGTAGTTTTGCTGCAGTGATAGTCAGAATCCAATtaacatacatttatttgtaatgtaaaaacaCTATATCCAGCATCACAGAGGTAATGAAATGCACGCTGTGAAGTGTATTTTGGTTCCAGTATGATTCACTTTTAATATTTCAAACACTTCAAATCAAGTCAAATTCAACCGAAACAATAAGACTTCAACATTAGCCCAGGAGCCCACCCACTGCACTCTGAGTAGTAACCTATTATGAACCCCAAAGTCACCTTTCTTGAATAATGGTGTAATTAAATGTCTCCCTTCTCTtgtcttgcttttttttctcttttgaggaaaaaagatttaattttgaaagcaGCAAAATGAAGCACTCTTGACAATTTAATTTCTTGTTAACCCTGCCTCGGTGACTTTGCCCGGCCCTGACTTAACACTTGTTTCTCCTACAAGAGAAATacacaacaaacagcaacaggGGTGAAAAGGTGATAAAGAATAATGTGGTTTTTGCTCTTTGCAGCTGTTGGAACTGCTGTTTGTCCAATTAAATGATGCTTGTGTGATGTCTATAAATTGATTTTACAACCACTACAACTAAAAGAAAAGAGTAATTTCAGTTCAGCCTTTGTTGTTTTAACTGAGCTTGGCATTCCCCCCTTTCAATAAGGCTACTGTGACAAGCTTTCTGTTAAGCTTCATCATAAGTAACGTAGGTCTAGTTTAGCTAAATGAATACACTGTTGTCTGAAGAATTAGTCTCATGTACTTAAACAAATCCATAAGCAAATTGTTTAATCACACTGTGGTTATGACAGTATTAGCTTTGCTTTTATTACTTTAGCATACAGACACTGAAACCAACAGGGGCTAACATGACAATGTGTTAGCTGGCACTTTGGATGAGAAGCTCAACTTTTGTTATCGTCGGACAAATGCTAGCATTAGTCACGTTAATCAAATAGTCCCAGAGTGCTAACATCAGTAATGTTATACAAGAGGAATTTGAAATAACAGGTACGCTAGCGAACATCAGGCGCCATGGAAAGAATGTTAACaaaacctggtctcactcccaacacGTCAAATACTGATACAGGCGCactgaggcaccctttagcagtGGTATGAGATAAACCAGGTGGCGGCATATTTTGACCCCCTGAGCAACTAGCATAGAATAAACAGCGAGAAAGTCCACACATGTGGAGGATGGGTCTGGACTTTCACCTCTaaaactgctgtttgtttcctgatTGAAACCAAGAGTCAATCGAGTTATTCAATATGTGCTACGCTAGTGAGGTACTTCACCAGACATAATAAGACGTATGTCACATATGCAacaaaaatacttattttaaggCAAACCATGATGTCTTGTCTTAACCTAACCCCATGCATTTGTTGCTCAAAGGTAAATACCTAAGAAATTACTTACGTTAATTTTGTTTCgaattttaaaaagacacaatgcgcGTTACAACCGTAAATCAACACCCcatccctgagcatccaaaactgacgcagGAGGGGTAGCTCGAACGTCATAGTTTGACATGTAGGGTCACTGATCaagtatcagtatcagtatttgacgagctgGGAGTGAGATTGTCTTGTTAACACCAAACGTTATCTCCAAATAGTGATGACTAGCAGTCGCTAAATCAAAACAACTCAACCTTATCAGGCTAATTAACAGTCCAAAGCTTGACTTATCATTATATAAGCCAATTATGGTTATCAGTACGCTACTGTAAGAGATTCTTACCTTAAGGCATGCAGGCAGTGAAAACTGACCACTGCCAAGTGTAATGACACAAGACAACCTCCATACAAGTTGTACAATCCACCATTTTTGATGCCTTTGTTCAAATGAAATGTTGATATTTCTAAAACAGTCAAATATTTGATTAACAGCATCGTTAAAGGTCTGGTCATCCACTGTGTGGCATTCATATGTTGTAATAGTATGCAGTTGTTATGGAGGATGAGAAATCTGTTAATCGGCAGTAAGTCATGCTCTCAGAGTTCAAACACTGCGGTTATGGATTGTTACATGATGCAGATTTtcacaggaggaaaaaaagaggcagaCCCTGCCCAAAGCACAAACATCCTCCGTCATTTTAGAGGCACGGCATTATCTCAAGAAACATTATTATTGATTGTCATCATTAGTATTGATTTCAGTTTGTCCGTGTTGGTGGAAAGACATTGGTGTAGCAGGGACACATCTCTGCGATAAGTAATGGAATTCCACTTTTCATTGTGTCTCACTATCATGGAAAGAAAAAGCCTAGTAAAGGATGACTGGCCGCCCTACTTTTCCTCCTCTGGCCTCCCATTTGTCTAACTTTCCTGGGACGCCACTGGGGCACTGTGATTTCTGGGACAGTGACCAAGTGCTCCTGTCTGAGCTGGGGGACGTGGGTAATGTGGACAAAGTAGTTGACAGTTTGCCGCTTCCCCATGGTTGAGAGACAGAGCCATGAGGGCCAGAATAATGGACACCCAGACCACAGAGTCAGGACAGCGCTTGATGTTCCAGCTCTTTGTGTcaggccctgtgtgaaaaaaatcccCATTGACTGCAGTTTTGGGGGTGTGTGCATTTCTCCTTCAAGAGCGTGTGTGTGGAAATGCGTTGTGTACATGATGTTAGGCCAGAGTAACTCGATGCTACGGCACTGATGAAACCCCGGGAAGTGAATCCTTATTTCATCTACTGTTTTGCTACCTTGTTCGGTAAAAGATAGCATCCTTGTTCGTTGCTCCTCACAGTCACAACCCCTCCTTCTCATCCTGTAGCATAGTGGATTTGATTGATCTGTAGcaagggggggtggggggaccTGACATTTCTCAGTGatgtgtaaaaaatatattgtgtttgctaagaaaaaaaagaggaaaagagggagacaggctTAGTATACACACaacgcacacacccacacacgcacagacaacACTATGTCTGAGGTTGAGCGGCAAATAGCTGCTCCTTTAAATACCTCTACTTGTgcgtatttgtgtgtgttaatcAGCTGCACGGTGCAAAAAGCCACGTCTAGCCACCTGGCACTTTTGTTGACAGCTACTGGGAATTATCAGTGTTTCATTTTGACTGGATTTGATGTCTTAAAACAGGGATGTAGCAGGACTACTGTGAGTAAAGCCCAGCCCTGGGCCTCTTCCAACAGCTCTGCGTCCTCTGAGCTCTCGGTCCTGAATCAACTGAGTGATTCGTTCATCTGACTGGAATTAGTCCCAAAACATCgaccacccctctctctctctttctctctccctctctctctctcagtcagaGAGATTGGAGGCTTAGCTAATGTAAAAAATTCTCTCACCACCTCCTCTATTAGATCTTAAGTGGTTGTGTCACAAACAGGGCCGTACATGATAGTGTGTTGTTCAGACACACATTGCTATTTGGGCATCAGAACAGGAAAAGCGTTGAGATGACACATGCATTGTCTCATGGGAGAGGCTCACTACTTTTCCCAGTAACTGTAAAAAGATCCCCTCTCTGAATATGAAGTGGGGTCACGGTGTTACATCAGACAAGTTGTCAgctttttgtttattcattGAATCCCCAATCCCCAATGTGCCACaaatacactcacacaaacacatctcttATGACAACCACTACGTACAGATCTCTGGTACAACACACTGGAAGATAAGGTTTGGCGGCTGAAAGCGCAGCCATGCTTTGCTTCACTAGAATGGCTTTTGAACAAAGTCTAGCTCTGCTATAGAAGTGGCAGATGAGTGatagcaaaaacacttttctgataAGATAAGGTCCTGGACCTGGATAAGAGTTTGGCTTCCTAAATAGAAGAGGTGTACTCTGTTGCTGTCAGGCAGTGATAAGCCATCTTGAACTGCTTCCAGGACCTCAGACACGAAAGGTCTGGGCACCAGCAGTGAGTAATTCCCAAACCATGGTCCCTGAAAGGTTTCAGGAGGGTGTATtactaaataaaaaacaatagaCTAACAAATGTCTGTTTAGGaggcactgtgtgtgtttgagtgagcTCAGGGCAAAACCTGCTaacaaatgtcaaaatatctgaTAAGAaataaagtaagtaagtaaataatgatgaaaataaaactttatttatttatgtaagtGTTTccttacaattaaaaaaaaataaaaagccaagGCAGTCCGGTTGAAATAAAAACTTCACAGAACATCTTAAGAATCTAAAATTTATACTGCAATggaaattcttttattttggtttgagGATATCAGTGTGTAGAGCTGGTGGTTGTAAAgacattttacaacattttaaaatggcaaGATAGAGCTGTGTCTGAGTTAGAAATTTACAAAATACCCCTGCTAAGCACTGAACACACCGGAGTAGATTTCGTCAACCTCAAATTTAGAAcctgtgcatttgtcccccctagtaaaacttttattttgacagaattaaaggcatttacatcataaactgatgcagaaaaggtcCAAATTGGTGCATAGAAATTCAcctgaatgcaggaaattaagtgtttgatgctcaaaatattCTGGTGGTCAAccctgaaacaaaacctacgtcCTTCACTGTGCAAATATGGTATTTTGGCAAAAGACCATTTCTGTTTTAAGCTTTGTATTTCCTCCACCACATCCCCATTACATTCAAGAGGAGAATTAATTCCACctcttttgtctgtctttttcatTTGTGGCACGAAATCAGAGAAAAGTAGGTATTAAGGTTTTCTCTAATTCCATTACTAAAGAAATTGCTCCACAAACCAAACTCTCAGATGCATTTGTGTTGCACACATTTGCAACAAGTGTGAAGAATTAGCACTAAAATCATATTCCCTCTAATCTTGCACACGGCTCACACTATGACAGAGTGTTATCTGTCCGCCACGAATAAAATTACACTAATTCTTTTCAAATTATGCATATTATTTAGCATTTAAAATTTGGAGACAATATTTTCCACCATATGTATTGTAGTCCAAAGGGAAACAATGTCATCAGGAAAATTAATGACTTACTCTCTTagaaatatattcatatatctTGCTAATTCTCAAATACATTAATTGCATAAATCAAAACATTCTTCGGGGGTTTTGAAAGCTGCTGCCGCTGTGTGCAGAAATGGCAAACCTACCTGTTCCCAGCATTAAGGATTTTATTTGAACAGGAGTATTTACTCTGGGAAAGGGTGCTATAAATGAACATAGAGGAAGTGGTGCACAAAGAGCAGTTCAGACTGGCTTAGAGGAAACTGAGACTTGCGTGTGAAGGGGGATTTTTAGAGGTTGCTTTTGcagtaaaagaaagaaaagaaacactaatttgtatGAAGgtgttaaaaatgtctttattaacCAAATGGATTCCTTGAGCTTAACAggctacacttttttttttctttaaattccCAAAAAAGTTTTCATGTGCTGCAGTCCGAGGCAGATTTTATATGTTAGTAGTAAATATGGCTATGGCACATTTTATGCCATCCCCTATAGGAGCTCTCCAAATGAGGTTGTTTTGTTCCATATAGGAGACAtttaaaagagaaagagggagggggggtAGGGACAGAACTCCCAGAGAGGGACAGGCCTTAAGATGGAGGTCTTCCTCCCAGGACGTGACAGGCTGTTGGCTGGAGGATGCTCAGGAAGGCCTTGGCAGACCAACAAAGACAGCCCTTCAGCTGCAGGGTGTAGTTTTTCAGGCCCCAGCATCCCCtttggcagcagcacagagagtgCTGGCGTGCACAGGCCCCCGGCCCGAGAGACAGGGAAGTAAGGCCCGCTCTTTTATTTACTCAGGCTGCTGCTGAGGCCTGGGCATTTCTTGTCTGggtgaagaaggaaaaaaacaagtctctctctctgtttcctcttgAGGTCTCCTGAGGAAGATTGCTCTTTCATCTACAGTTGTTCACACACTTGTTTCGGCCATTGCGCTTGTATTTGTGTCTTCTATGTGTACATGTATGTCTGCACATCTATATGTTTGTTactgccagtgtgtgtgcagtgtgtgcacTGGTGCTCTCTTGTGTGTATattactgagtgtgtgtgtgagaaagtaAAACTATAGTAAGTCTCGCTACGGAGGACAGTTGTGCCCGAAATGGACAGTTTCAGCTCTGAATGTCTTCGAAACAAATGcaatcttcttctttttaatcaGGCATTTTGATGGTCAACATACTGAGACAAAGGACTGCTGAAAGCATTGATAggtttcattttaatgttggGGTGACACATGAAATGAGAGGATGGGGGTCGCCTGCAAGGAAATTCCTAGCATCAACTAGTTGATTTCCTGTACTCTGGTGAATTtcatgcaccaatttgtgcctttcctgcatcaatttatgtgtaaatatctttaattttgtcaaaattaaagtctTTTGCTACGTTCATGCTTTTACCAAACCAATATTGATGGGGACATGTCCACTGCTTCTCTCCCTAAAATCTCCACCTATGGCTGAATTCAGAAACTCGTGACACACATGCAGCATATTAAAATGACACCAGTACAATAATCATTTTAGTAATACAATAGGTGCAACACAGAGGCAAATTAACAAGATTATTAATCTGTATAGTATTGTTTAAGTGTACAGCAGCTTCTTTAATATTCCCCAAACCTAATATTAACATAGCAATTTGCCCATCTAAACATGTTAGCTGCTAGTAGGACTAAAGCAATGTTTGCGTCTCCCACGTGTCCCCACAGATACGGCGTCATGTATGTGTGTTATTGGAGCTAAGgtactaaataaataatatacattaagtaaacaaaccaaaaagaaaaaaatggaatgAGGTTGTCCTGACAGCATCGTAATGTCTCAAGGCAAACACATGCTCATTTAAGACAGTAGAATTCAATTTAGCCTTGTATACAGGcccatttatttgtttgttttatactaTTGTCTCCAAGCCAATATGTTTGACTGTAAGGCATTGGCTGGGGTCATTCTTCTTGCACTGTCTTCTTCTCCTATACCCTGGGAGGCAGTATGAGTGAGGGCAGATCCGCCCCCTCTGTGGAGGAGGGCATAGCACTGAGTCACCCATCCTCCCTcaaaccagagagagagagagagagagagagagaaaaaacattgAGACGTGTATGAGAGATAAAGCAAGTAAATCAGGCAAGGTTTGCTCCTTGAGTGagatgtgtgtgcagagtgGGCGCCTTGCCAGGGGTGGGAGGTTTCCGGGAGGGCCACGGTGTGGAGGTGGGCTCTCAATGTGCCGCTTTCAGCAGTTTGGAGGGGCAAGGGAATGGCCTCCGACCCCATCTGTTTCCTGAAGATAGGCCCTGATGGGGGTAAGTGCTCAGAGAGGGCATGATATCCTGACAAAGGGCAGATCTCCcagcaaaaacaacagaaagggggagagggagagagagagggagacttAGATTTGTCAGCTGAAGGAGAGTACAGAGGTTGGATCCTGGAAAGAGCTCATGCTTTTCCTTCATCCCTCTCATAAATCTTTGCAGTTTCCTCTTGTTTTTCCCATTCCAAGTTTTGGCCTTttgacacagttttttttttctgaagggGTTGGGATTACGTTGTTTTATTTAGGTAAGGAAGTTCACAGCACTTAGAATTCGGCAGCGGGAAGAAGTGGTCTGTAACCTTTTGAACTTGTGGAAAGTGGTGCTCTGTGTTTTCCATTCATATCACTGTACAGTGAACCAGGGGAATGGAATGTCGGCAAAGAAGCGATCTGAAAAGGGACACATTAAAGTAATTGCAAAACAAATGGGGGCTGCATTGTCAGTTGACTGGTGTTCCCTGGTCACTCTCTGCACCTGCTTGTCCTTGAGTGAAAGAGTTAGCCATTCGGTTGTCTTCCCCTATCCGTTTCCCAGTCCCCTCCTTACCCCCCCTCTGCATCAGCACATGGTACATTCATCCATCCTGTATCAGTTGCCTCACGGCTAAGCGCAGATCAAGCAGACGAATATGATAATAATGCATATTCTATAATCTGATATCTATTGACTGATGTTCTGAAAGGCCTATGTTTCATGAAAATCATCTGTTTTGCAGTGGAGGCTTCCTAAAGGCTATGCATAGCTGCGGTCTAAATTGCACATTTAATCTTCTCTTTCACTCTTGAGaactgcttttctctgtttttttctcctctctcttgtCTTAAGGTCATTTCAAGGGCtcttgtttttcaaaaatattctaGTAATTGTTCAGGAATAATAGAAATGTTCTAATTTACCTCATGCCGGGCTTACATCCTAAAGTACACCCATTGTCTTGTGTTGGCTTTAAATGTCAGAGAGATTGTGTTTTGAGTCACAGTGGGCTAAGCCATTACATGGCCACATACAAGGTTAATTGTGGTAAAAGTATTTCCACTTATTCTCTTCTCTAATTATACTTTAAATTGCATATTTAAGTGTAACTTTTTAGATAACACCTAAGGAGAGgtattgtttcctgtgaaagaaaaaaaaatggtctAAGTTGCAAAGAATTCTAAATTCATACACCACAACCTTATAATTACTATGACAAATAACACCACGGTGGCCCACCTTTTGTATTCGAAAGAGTGAGACGAATGAGTTGCTAATACAGTCTTATAAAACACCTCCCTGACTcacactctcctcctctctccatcttttttcCTCTGACTTACCCCACATaccctcttttctctttttccttctctctgtctccttctccaGACGGTGCTGATCTTGAGGATGACCCATCATGTTCTTGGCCGGCATCATCTCCCTCCAGTAAGGATCAGACCTCTCCAGGACACTGCGAGGACTATGATTTTGGGGAGGATGAAGGGGGCCCCGGCCTGCCGTACCCATGCCAGTTCTGTGACAAGTCCTTCAGCCGCTTAAGCTTCCTCAAGCGCCACGAACAGAGCCACGGCGATAAACTCCCTTTCAGCTGCACCTTCTGCAGCCGCTTGTTTAAGCACAAGCGCAGTCGAGATCGACACGTGAAGCTACACACCGGTGACAAGAAGTACCACTGTGGAGAGTGTGACTCTGCCTTTTCCCGCAGCGATCACCTCAAAATCCACATGAAAACTCACGCCTCTAACAAACCCCACAAGTGCCCTGTGTGCCGTCGAGGCTTCCTTTCCTCCAGCTCTCTCCACGGCCACATGCAAGTACACGAAAGGGGCAaagatggcagcagctcaaGCCTTTCTCGAGCTGATGAGTGGAAACTGAAAGAAACTCGCAAGTGCAGCCGTTGTGAGGAGGGCTTTGATGTCCCAGAGGAGCTTCAGAGGCACATCGCCGAGTGCCACCCTGAGTGCTCTCCTTCAGAGGATGGAGGCCTGGGTGCTACCCTGCAGTGCATTTACTGCCATGAGCCCTTCAGTGATGAGGGCACCCTGCTGACCCACATTGACCAGGCCCACAGCCGAGACAGGAAGGGCCACACCTGTGCTATCTGCTCCGAGCACTTTCTGTCTGTCGAGGACCTCTATGCTCACATGGACATCCACCAGCTCCCCGAATCtagtaaccatagcaacagccCTTCTTTGCTAACTGTGGGTTACACTTCTGTCTCCAGCACCACTCCTGACTCAAACCTCTCTGTCGACAGCTCCACAATGGTGGAGACAGCACCGCCTGTGCCCAAGACAAGGGGGCGGAGAAAGAGGGCTGCTCAGAACACATCAGACATCGGAGGACGTTCCTCTAAACAGCCTAAAGTCTCCTACAGTTGCATCTACTGCAACAAGCAAGTATTCTCCAGTTTGGCTGTGCTTCAGATCCACCTGCGAACAATGCATCTGGATAAACCAGAGCAGGCTCACACATGCCAATTTTGTTTGGAGGTTCTGCCCTCTTTACTAAATCTCAATGAACATCTTAAGCAGGTCCACAATGCAGAAGACCATGCTGCCCTGTTAGCCAGCTTGCCTGATGCCCTCCTTCAATGTAACTTCTGCCCTGAGGTATTGAGTGACCTCAACGCCCTCCAGGAACACATTCGCTGCTCCCACGGCTTTCCCAGCCCTGTGGCAAAGGAGAGCAATGCCTTCTTCTGCCCCCAGTGCTTCATGGGGTTCCTGACAGAGGCGACCCTGGAGGAGCATGTTCGTCAGACTCACTGTGATGGGGGAAGCCTGCGCTTTGACTCCCCCTTGGCTGTAACCCCCAAGGAGTCTATAGTAGAGGTGTACTCCTGCTCGTACTGCACCAATTCCCCCATATTCAACAGTGTTCTGAAGCTCAACAAGCACATCAAGGAGAATCACAAGAACATTCCACTGGCACTGAACTACATCAACAATGGAAAGAAATCCCTGCGCACTCTCAGCCCCTCGTCTCCAATTTCTGTGGAACAGACCATGTTGAAACAAGGCAGCTCAGCCTCACGCACTACCAGTGAGTTCATATGTAACCAGTGTGGAGCCAAGTATACAAGTCTAGACCTTTTCCAGACTCACCTAAAAACTCATCTGGATGGCCTGCAGCCTCAACTCACCTGCCCGCAGTGTAACAAAGAGTTCCCCAACCAGGAGTCCCTGTTGAAGCACGTGACAATTCACTTTACGATTACCTCCACTTATTACATCTGTGAGAGCTGTGACAAGCAGTTCACTTCGGTGGATGACCTGCAGAAGCACCTTCTCGACATGCATACCTTTGTATTCTTTCGCTGCACTCTGTGTCAGGAGGTGTTTGACTCAAAGGTGTCTACCCAGCTCCACCTGGCTGTCAAGCACAGCAATGAGAAAAAGGTGTATCGCTGCACCTCCTGCAACTGGGACTTCAGGCATGAGACTGACCTACAGCTACATGTCAAACACAGCCACCTGGAAAACCAGGGCCGTGCCCACC harbors:
- the LOC126383162 gene encoding zinc finger protein 521-like isoform X7, which produces MKTHASNKPHKCPVCRRGFLSSSSLHGHMQVHERGKDGSSSSLSRADEWKLKETRKCSRCEEGFDVPEELQRHIAECHPECSPSEDGGLGATLQCIYCHEPFSDEGTLLTHIDQAHSRDRKGHTCAICSEHFLSVEDLYAHMDIHQLPESSNHSNSPSLLTVGYTSVSSTTPDSNLSVDSSTMVETAPPVPKTRGRRKRAAQNTSDIGGRSSKQPKVSYSCIYCNKQVFSSLAVLQIHLRTMHLDKPEQAHTCQFCLEVLPSLLNLNEHLKQVHNAEDHAALLASLPDALLQCNFCPEVLSDLNALQEHIRCSHGFPSPVAKESNAFFCPQCFMGFLTEATLEEHVRQTHCDGGSLRFDSPLAVTPKESIVEVYSCSYCTNSPIFNSVLKLNKHIKENHKNIPLALNYINNGKKSLRTLSPSSPISVEQTMLKQGSSASRTTSEFICNQCGAKYTSLDLFQTHLKTHLDGLQPQLTCPQCNKEFPNQESLLKHVTIHFTITSTYYICESCDKQFTSVDDLQKHLLDMHTFVFFRCTLCQEVFDSKVSTQLHLAVKHSNEKKVYRCTSCNWDFRHETDLQLHVKHSHLENQGRAHRCIFCGESFGTEVELQCHITTHSKKYNCRFCSKAFHAIVLLEKHLREKHCVFEGKAQNCGANGSTVGGGDGQPKEDAELHGLLTNSHGPGTAVGSVVESQNSHDGSEEEVDTAEPMYGCDICGASYTMESLLTNHQLRDHNIRPGESAMMKRKAEMIKGNHKCNVCSRTFFSEAGLREHMQTHLGPVKHYMCPICGERFPSLLTLTEHKVTHSKSLDTGSCRICKMPLQSEEDFLEHCQMHPDLRNSLTGFRCVVCMQTVTSTLELKIHGTFHMQKTGTMSGNHQPIGRSNIISHNQQQHHTQKPFKCASCLKDFRSKQDLVKLDINGLPYGLCASCVTAAGSKSSSPTVNGGRQQQQHGGATTPATTTVTWIQGESLSPGDGKGKAVSSSSSSSSTSSLSAAKTRCSSCNVKFESEAELQNHIQTVHREQAGDSNGGQLKTPQVSPMPRASPSQTEEKKTYQCIKCQMVFYSEWDIQVHVANHMLGSQVSGSHHQIEEGLNHECKLCSQSFDSPAKLQCHLIEHSFEGMGGTFKCPVCFTVFVQANKLQQHIFSAHGQEDKIYDCSQCPQKFFFQTELQNHALTQHSS